The Hevea brasiliensis isolate MT/VB/25A 57/8 chromosome 9, ASM3005281v1, whole genome shotgun sequence nucleotide sequence ATGGTCAATTTCTCTCAGGTTTAATGCATGGAAAAAGGACATGGATGATATTGGTCTTCTCTATGTTCTGTCACTGGTTAAAAATTTTGCAATGCTTCCCTAATCATACTAGAAAAGAGCAGGAATGCCTTGTTCAGTCACCCAACCATTTGCACACACGCAGCATATGTGGCTGCAGGGAAAATCGAGTATCACATTAGTCAGATGAAAGCTTAGAGGGGGACATTGCCAAAAGCATGTAACAAGGTGCCACTTGACCATAACATCTTGGAGTAACTGATGTATATGGCAGTTTCTTTGCAAGGGAGGTTCTGCTTGAGGTATCACATCCCCAACCTTGACGAAGAAACAGATAATTGTGAATTTGTGAAATAGCTTGTTGGTCCTTATCATATACAGGTgaatatacatattattacattgtgaaataaaaaaatatataacatctctcgTGAAATTTGTAGAACTTGAATGGAATAATGGTTTATGACATATGGCTATATGCTTTTAGTTCTTTGCTCCAACCCTCAGCTGCTCGGGAAAAAGGAAATAGTAAAGAAAGATAAGGAGGAACTTGCTGAAATAAAATGACATGTccctctctttttattagtttgctTTTCATGATGATGACTAAATTGTCTCTCTTATGGTCCTGCCAGGCTTAACTTGGATGGTAGATATTTCTcgacttaaataaaaaaaaaaaagctgttAGAGCAAAAGCTCTCTTATCATGCcccattaacattttaaaattcaaaattaaaaattttttgctACAGTTGTGTAACAACCACCGCTTGATGGGATTTTTCCATATCGAAAATGGGTCTGTATAATATTAAGCTCAACTTGGGTTAACCAGTTCAGTGGTTTAAGATTTAAAAGTTATTTAGAATTATAACTGATATCAAAATCAGTTTTAGTAGGCTATGAGGAAAAGAGACGAGGTAGAGCCGCTTGAAATATTAGCAAACCACAATACCCTAGTGTTCTTTCTTGGTTTAGGGTTCAGTCCTGATTTAGCAATTGTATTCAGAAATTAGCATAGTATCAGTATGGATTGCAATCAGAAATTTAATGGGGAGAGATTGTAACACCCACAGGTGAGATTGTTCCACGTAGGTGAGATAGAAAAAAGAAAATAGGTTTATATAACCTTAGTCCAACTACCAAAAATAACTTGAGTGCAAAGTTAGTTGAGTTAGTTGAATAGTGATGTAGAAATAGACTCCAATTAATACTCGACCTGATacataaaattgaaataaaatattttatatttattttatctgTCATCTTTccatttaatataatatttttgtcatttttattcttttattttaaatatttcacCCCAGAAGTGTTGATTGTGgagattaaaaataaatttttaaagagTTTAATAGTAAGTTTTacatgtttattttttttttctctcaaagATTAGAAGAAGATAATTATTCCTATAAAAGTATAGCCTATATAAATTATTATCAGACATAAGAAGAAAGTGTGAATAAACTCCATATCATAAGATTGGCGGCAACAATGATAGCGTTAATGATTTATGGTATCTCATgattattattagaaaaaaatGGAGCAAAAAATCGCTAATGCCGTGCATGAAACAAGTTGACATGAAATTGACAAGGTTTCACACATGATGCACACTGAAATTCTAAAATAAACCGAAAAAAAATGTCTACAActtccatcaaacatcattttcatAGCACAATATCATTAAAAATGAGCATGGAAAGGGAGCATAAAGTCTCTTGGCCGTCTTTTCTATTGGTTTTATCCATAGGGTTCTTGCTTATGTCAATTAGCGACATGGTTTAATCGttatttattaagtatttgcaaCTAAAGCAGCCTCCAAATGCTGCTTAATTATGTCGTCTTATATTCGGTTTTATCACAaactaaaatcaaagaaaaaaaaattggaaaaGTATACACAGATAAAAGTTGGCAGTATTTTGTGTCTGTACGTTGTTGTGTTGATTTTGGGATTCATAGATTGCATCGATTAGAATTGATCCATCGACGAAAACTAAGCAATTAATTTGTCAAGATCTCTAGTTGTCATGGTGAAGAAGCATCTCCCGCAACACCCATTGCTCCCACAAACCATTTTGGCGAGACTTTTAGATCTTAGCTTATGTTTGATAGTCTTCTTGTTGTTTCTGGTATGGCTATGGAAGTGGTAACTTTTAATATaagtaatctttttttttttaattagtatttGTTTAAAGATTAATTACCCATATTTtaaatctcttttatttttaaaatccaaTAAACACTCTCATTAAGTTGAAAGTTGGAATTTTATTGACTATCACTTTTAGTGGACGATATGTAAACTCCACTTACTCAATGCGGTTGTGAAGGGAGTGGAATCTGTTTTATACTGCTATCTAATAATGGTAGGAgggttttctttttccttttaagCCTGTTATTTGGGTGGGCTTGTGGATTTGCCGAATATTGTCCATATCTAGCTACTGGTTTGGAGGTGTTGGATTGTCTTTCCTGAGTTTTGAGTTGTCCCTTAGGCCACTAGCCAACGCACTTTAATCGCATATGATCACAATTATGCAACTTTATGCATGCCCcctaaatataatatatttttttgccTTCCTGTAATACTTCCTGCACATCTACAGAGAAAGTACATTAGGCTAAATATTTACCAAATATACATCAGAACAAATgaagaaaaataatttatttttctcaaaagaTATATTTTACATGCAGTTAAATTATTTCATACAACATAATGAAGCCAGAAATCACCAACAAAATGAAGTAACGAAAAgggtaatttttaaaaaaaatataattttattaataatattaaaaaaaaaaatttaacatattAGATTCAAACTAAATTCAGGCAGTAGGTTTTCTAAATACACTCAAGTAAATTTAGGCTAATAGGTTTCCCAATAGACTCAACTTATAACCTAAAATGTTAAGTGAAAAAAAAAGATAGAATAACATCGAACAAAAAAATATTATAGGAAAAAAATGAGACTAGTATGAAATATAGTTATCCTAATAAAAGAATGAGCTACTATATTAGTTCGTCACTCAAATCAAAATCCAGTCAAACCCTTAAAATAAGAGTTGTTTACAATTAGAAATATTTTGTCTAAACTCAGACTAATTATTTGAATAGAATGAATAGCATTCACCACAATTTTAACATCTACTTtaatatcaatattattaatattgCTATTTTTCAACTAAACTTGGTACAAAAATagtacataaaaaaatatatatatatacatattaggAAGGTATTCCCAAGAGTTTACATGTAATATTATCTATTGTAATATTGCCATGTAACAACACGTAGTATTCTCTCTCATATTGTTACCACGTGGCATTCTTTATTATATGTaaatcataaattatttaatagttaccctattaatattacaataaagctctatttgattcaattcttgataaAATTCATTTCTAtcataaaattcatttacaaatgaattcttttgtttagtatattttatattaaatatggaATTCAgttcaaatgaaatgaattttatatttaaaataaacaaaataaaataaaataatatataataagaaGATAATTTTATTACtcgaaatatatataattttaaatttagaaattcatttgtaaattctattaattttaatgaaatttaatttaattataataaaatttatggaattgattattaagaattttaaatgaatttttatttaaatcaaatactaaaattttaaatttataaataaattttacaaaatttcatgaaatttatttatatcaaaaactatatatatatatatatatatatatatatatatatatatatatatatatatatgagatatagatagaTTTTACTTATTTCTactatgaaatttttattaaaaagtttaagtaattgaaaataataaaaataaaatataaaataattaataaaaaatttaaaatattatattattattaaatattaaaatttaaaaatatatataaattaaaattattaatagttaTCCTAATTCATGCATACATCATGACAATAGAAGTGTCATTAATtgattcatgttttgtttgaatCTGGAAACGGACCTTCTTGGCTCCCTTCGGCCGCTCGGATCGAACAAGACAAAAAGGTTTCGGCACGGCTAAGAGTTCTCAGAGCTACATATATCCAATCACATAATGACCTTCTCTTCTtaccaataaataaataattccaATTCTATTTGAACTTTCATTTCTGAAGATATTTCATGCTAAAACGAAGTATTTTGTCACCACTGGTTTCTTTGAAAAAGATTGCTTGTGACAAAGACACAATTAATAGtaagaatatttttttttaatattatattcaaAAGATATTACAGATTAATTAAgtggtatttttttttaaatcttaattTATTATCACGATAATAGAAGTGCAATTACATTAGTACCCTCAATGTTGGGGATATTTGCCAATTGTCTCTTATGAACACTATCTATATAAGAATAAGGCCAAAGAAGACCAGGTTCCAAAGTTAGTGTTATAGTAGGAAAACAGGTAGCCGTTCCTCACCAGGAATGAAGGAGAATTCCCTGGGTTTTGTCTTCCTCTAGAGTGAGCATAGTCCTGATTTTATGTTCACCAAAGAACAAGTCCTCCCTTTTAGTGAAAGAGCACCaacaagaagaaaataaaaaaaagcttGGAAAGAAACAAAGGGTTTGAAAAAGGACAGAAAGACAAATTAACTTGCTATAATTATCTCAATATTTTTTCATTTTCAAATGTCAAATATCACAGGTGATGAAGGGAGCTTCTCTTATCAGCAGCTTCAACAAAAGCAGCAACAGCTACAGAATCACTTCCATGGTTCCAATTCTGGGGCTACTAATAGCAATGGCTCAACCTCCCAGCAGCAACAACAGCCGGTCAAGAAAAAAAGAAACCTACCAGGAACTCCAGGCAAAGTCGATTACATCATTTGTGAATACTGATTATTTCTAGCTGGTACTTGTCTTAGAATCAAAAAGAGGATATGTTTAATTCTTTTAGCATACTAACAATAAATTTTTGTAGGATATATAAAAACAGTTCTTGACTATTGGAAATGGATCAGTAGTAAGTAGAAATAATAAAGAGAAAAGTGGATTTAAGTTGGCTTCATCTTTCTGTGGAATTAAAAGCTAAATTCTATCTTTTTTCTTGAAAGGAATAGTTGTTAATTATGTGAATTAAAAGCTTCAATTGTTGCTTTGAGATTACAATAATTGCTAACAACTTGCACTCCACTTTTTATCAGTCTCCTCTTGTTCCCCACACTGTCTTTTGCCATACAGCCATGATTTTATTTTACATGGAAAACGTTACCAAGAAAAGATCTTAATATTTCACTGTTTCTCGTTTCAGTCTCTACTTCTACTATTAAAAATAGCATTTTAAGGAATTTTTCTAATACCAGTTTAAATTTGATGCATATTTATGTGTATGTCAGATCCTAATGCTGAAGTTATTGCTCTATCACCAACAACGCTTATGGCAACGAACCGGTTTGTGTGTGAGATATGCAACAAAGGGTTTCAAAGGGACCAAAACCTGCAATTGCATAGGAGAGGCCATAACCTTCCATGGAAGCTCAGGCAAAGAAGTACAGCAGAAGTGAAGAAACGAGTGTACATATGCCCTGAGAAAACATGTGTTCACCACAATCCGGCTCGTGCATTAGGAGATCTAACAGGCATTAAGAAGCATTTTAGCCGTAAACATGGCGAGAAGAAATGGAATTGCGACAAGTGCTCTAAGAAATATGCAGTGCAATCCGATTGGAAGGCTCATCAGAAGACATGTGGTACAAGGGAATACAAATGTGATTGTGGAACCATCTTTTCCAGGTATTTTTCTGATGCATATATGTAAATTTAACATATATACTATGCAGTTTAATTCATGGGAAACGGGTCTATGTTTTGAAGATTGAACCAATTTTATTCCAACATAGATTATTTTCCATGTAGCCAACGGATTTTTTGGTGGCAAAAATGGTATAAATTATTCGTCCTGTACAAAAAAGAGCCATTAATGCTCAGAAACTGGCACAAAGGTGATTAATAGATGCAGAAAGGTAGCATCAGAAAggaatttcaaaaaaataattgtAATTATTTTCGCTTAATTTCCACATTTAAATATATGCTGTGAAATGGCCGACAAATTGATACACTTTTCCTTTTTGACATATATAccttttataattttaacatttaaatTTCAAGTCACAAAATCTATGGCCTATATCGCTCAGAATTGCAAATTTTGtagtttcttatcaatatttttaTCCCATTAATTGTCATCTAATCCTAATGTGATCCCACTGTTTACCAATCATGCAGAAGGGATAGCTTCATCACCCATAGAGCCTTTTGTGACGCATTAGCAGAAGAAAACAACAAAGTTAACCAAGGACTAATGCCTAACATGGGATCTAACTTGCAAACTCAAATGCCTGACATCATGTCCTCGATCCCCTTAACCAGTATCAATACCATAAGCACATCTATTGGAATATCAGATTTCAACAGTTTTGATCCCAAGAACCCTCTCAAATCCCTTCCTCAAGAACTCGTGCCAATGCCATTCAAGCCAATGAACATGGCTGCTGGAAGAGGCATGTTTTCGAGTAGCTCGGGCACTATCTTTGGTGGTCCAAGAAGCACTGCCTCTACTTCTTCTAGCCTACAGCTCAGTTCCAACAGCTCATCTGGGTACAATTATCTCCAAGATGCGAAAAATGGGTGCCAAATTTCAGGTTCGGCTCACATGTCAGCAACAGCCTTATTACAAAAAGCGGCACAAATGGGTTCAACTGCTAGTAACAGTATTAACTCTCCAATGATGCAAAAGAGCTTTGCAAGTAGCATGCCGGTTCCTGACCAGATGTCCTCTATAAGACCGCCATCTTATGGTGGGGTTCAGCAGCATAGCGCCACCTCATATGACC carries:
- the LOC110640751 gene encoding zinc finger protein GAI-ASSOCIATED FACTOR 1-like — protein: MSNITGDEGSFSYQQLQQKQQQLQNHFHGSNSGATNSNGSTSQQQQQPVKKKRNLPGTPDPNAEVIALSPTTLMATNRFVCEICNKGFQRDQNLQLHRRGHNLPWKLRQRSTAEVKKRVYICPEKTCVHHNPARALGDLTGIKKHFSRKHGEKKWNCDKCSKKYAVQSDWKAHQKTCGTREYKCDCGTIFSRRDSFITHRAFCDALAEENNKVNQGLMPNMGSNLQTQMPDIMSSIPLTSINTISTSIGISDFNSFDPKNPLKSLPQELVPMPFKPMNMAAGRGMFSSSSGTIFGGPRSTASTSSSLQLSSNSSSGYNYLQDAKNGCQISGSAHMSATALLQKAAQMGSTASNSINSPMMQKSFASSMPVPDQMSSIRPPSYGGVQQHSATSYDHFPSQPEQTSMVGINTRGGGFNNNNNQPLQKGPQEVLQFFEATTGSSSGMNDMGMFSGMVMGIEQNPGFMKNTDHEDSDNSSLIHGRAGTDRIPSGPSRFAVSSGEVGDMMTRDFMGIGGSRTSNFHYHQRQRVEMEAMSQQQRIPMMNHFQQQLSLGESAMDKPIWDV